The genomic stretch GGGAATGTCATGTACGGGGTCGAGCTTCTGGGCCTGCCGAAGGAAGACGCACGTGCGATCGCCAAACGGTTCGTCGAGATGGTCGGTCTTGAAGGCTTCGCCGAGTCCTATCCGCTCGAGCTCAGCGGTGGTATGCAGCAGCGCGTGAACCTCGCGCGCGCGCTTGCCGTCGATCCCGAGATCCTCCTTCTCGACGAGCCTTTCGCCGCGCTCGATGCGCAGACGCGCGAGACGATGCAGCACGAGCTGCTGCGCATCTGGAACCAGACGCGCAAGACCGCGGTCTTCATCACGCACGACATCGTCGAAGCCGTGTACCTGGCCGACCGCGTCATCGTGTTCACCGCGCGACCGGGACGAGTGAAGGAGATCCTGAGGGTCGACATCCCGCGCCCGCGCGACCTGCGCGTGAAGCGCGATCCGCATTTCGTAGAGATCGAGACGCGCATCTGGGAGAGCATCCGGGAGGAGGCGGCCCGCGACACGCTGGCCGCGACCGCATAGATGGCGGAGCGCGTCGAGGAACCCATCAAGTACGACACCCTCCAGAACTATCCGACCGAGCAGGTAGGGACCGGGGTCTTCCCGACGCGCGTTCCCCACGAGTCGCCGCTGCGGACCACGCCGCTCCCGCCTCAGAACTGGTTCCAGAAGCACGAAGCACTGATCATCGGGACGGCCGCGGTCGTCGTCTTCTTCGCCGTCTGGCAGGCTGTCGGGTCGGCGCGGATCGTGTCGCGGCTCTTCCTGCCCGCGCCGACAGATGTCATCGAAGCTTTCACCGAGCTCGTGAAGGACGGCGAGCTCGCGCAGGACCTCGGGTACTCCGGCGCGGAATTCGGTATCGGCTACGTACTCGCCGCCGTCGTCGCGATCCCGCTCGGCCTTCTCCTCGGCTGGTATCCGCGGTTCCGGTACGCGCTCGATCCGTTCGTCACGTTCCTCTATGCCACACCACGCATCGTGCTCTTGCCGCTGTTCATCATCTGGTTCGGGATCGGCATGGAGTCGAAGATCGCGGTGATCTTCCTCGGCGCGTTCTTCGCGATCCTCATCAACACCACTGCGGGCGTGCGCAACCTCGATGCGCATCTCATCAAGGTCGCGCGCTCGCTCGGCGCGGGGGATCTCGTCATCTTCAAGACGATCGCTTTGCCGGGATCGGTCCCCTTCATCCTCACCGGCCTGCGCCTCGGCATCGGTCACGCTCTGATCGGTGTCGTCGTCGGCGAGCTCGTGGCTGCGCAGCACGGGATCGGACGGATGATGGCGATCGCCGGCGCGACGTTCCAGAGCTCGAAGGTCTTCGCCGGCCTCTTCTTCATCGCGGCCGCGGGCATGCTGCTCACCTACGCGCTGCAGCGGCTCGAGCGTCACTTCGACGCGTGGCGCCCGCAGCGCTGAGCGCGCCGTGACCGCTGACCTGAAGAGTGATGCCTACGCCATCGCGCGGCACGTTCTGTCGCGGATCGCCCACCCGGTCGCGATCATCGGCGCGGCGCACGAGGGCGAGCGCTCCTGCGCGACGGGCACGACGATGTATGTCTCGCTATCGCCGGCGATGGTCGCGGTCGCCGAGCATCACGGCTCGCGAACGACGCGGCTCATCCGCGACAGCGGCCAGTTCAGCGTGTCGCTGCTCCACGACTCGCAGCAGGATCTCGCCGCCGCAGCGGGGAAGCCGGCAGCCGGCCCGGACAAGTTCGCCGCGCTTCGCATCCCGGTGGTCGAGCCG from Candidatus Limnocylindria bacterium encodes the following:
- a CDS encoding ABC transporter permease, which encodes MAERVEEPIKYDTLQNYPTEQVGTGVFPTRVPHESPLRTTPLPPQNWFQKHEALIIGTAAVVVFFAVWQAVGSARIVSRLFLPAPTDVIEAFTELVKDGELAQDLGYSGAEFGIGYVLAAVVAIPLGLLLGWYPRFRYALDPFVTFLYATPRIVLLPLFIIWFGIGMESKIAVIFLGAFFAILINTTAGVRNLDAHLIKVARSLGAGDLVIFKTIALPGSVPFILTGLRLGIGHALIGVVVGELVAAQHGIGRMMAIAGATFQSSKVFAGLFFIAAAGMLLTYALQRLERHFDAWRPQR
- a CDS encoding flavin reductase family protein, whose protein sequence is MTADLKSDAYAIARHVLSRIAHPVAIIGAAHEGERSCATGTTMYVSLSPAMVAVAEHHGSRTTRLIRDSGQFSVSLLHDSQQDLAAAAGKPAAGPDKFAALRIPVVEPPEGLLAPAVAGSIAILWCRVARSVETGDHLLFVGEVVAHHIDERKVDPLLRYRRRYMRSGHWTSEESPEGYPT
- a CDS encoding ABC transporter ATP-binding protein; the protein is MKLQARDVIIHHRRQRYGDMLLAVDGATMDIGEGEFVAIVGPSGCGKTTFLNAVDGLLPITSGTLTLNGRQIDRPGHDRGMVFQQPSLLPWRTVMGNVMYGVELLGLPKEDARAIAKRFVEMVGLEGFAESYPLELSGGMQQRVNLARALAVDPEILLLDEPFAALDAQTRETMQHELLRIWNQTRKTAVFITHDIVEAVYLADRVIVFTARPGRVKEILRVDIPRPRDLRVKRDPHFVEIETRIWESIREEAARDTLAATA